DNA from Hyphomicrobiales bacterium:
CTGAACATCATCAAGATTTCCAACAATCTGGGTGATGCGAAAAGCCTGATCACCCATCCCTCAACGACGACGCATCAGCGTTTGGATGAGGCCGACCGATTGGATCTCGGCATCCACCAGAACCTGCTCAGGCTCTCGGTTGGCCTTGAGCATGCGGATGATCTTTGGGACGATTTGAGCGCAGCGCTCGGCTAAGGCTTGAACGTCTGCCAAGCCATCAAGATGCGAGCGATGGCCGTCAGCATCACCAAGACGGTGAAGCCATAGGCAAGCCAGGGAAACCAGGCCGGCGCGAGGCAAGCGACAACAAAAACGGCAATGGTCTCGGTGCCCTCGGCCAAACCGCCGGTGAAATAGAGCGATTTGGAGCCACGCCGATCGGTGCTCAGGCCATGCTTTTCCGCCAAGATCGCGTAGCCCAAGAACGATCCACCGTTGATGTAAAAGCTGAAGAGCATCGCGCAGGCGGCAACAGCGTTGGCGGAGGGATCGGCGATCGCAAAGCCCAGCGGGATCGCAGCGTAGAACGCATAGTCACACACGATATCCAGGTAGCCACCGCGATCCGTCTTTTGGGTGGCGCGGGCGACGGCACCGTCCAGTCCGTCGGCAAGTCGACTGGCCAAGACCAAGCCGAGACCGATCCAATAGGCCTGGAATGCGATGGCCAGACCGGCGGCCAAGCCAAGCACCAAACCTATCAGTGTGATGTGGTCAGCCGTCAGTCCCGAGCGGGCAAGACCACGGCCCAGCGCGTTGAGTGGCGGATCGATAAGGGTGCGCATTTGGCCATCAAGCATGGTGGCGAGCTTTCGGTGGTGGCGATGGCTCTCGGTTAGGCGGTCACTGGGCTTGGCGCAAGCAACGCCAGACGCGGCTCCTTGGCTTGTGAACAGGCGTGACAGGCCCTGCCCCGTGTGGGAGACTGACACCTAGCAGACGTGTGAGCCGAGAGGCAGAGAAAGGCCCGGTTGGGTTGGCGCAATGTACCAGGCGGTAACGAAGAACATCCAGGTGACGGTGGAGCCGCAGTTTTTGCCGGATGAGTCCGACGTGGATGCGAGCCGCTTTTTCTTCGCCTATGGCGTGGAGATCGCCAATCTCGGCCGCTCGATCATCCAGGTGCGCACACGCTACTGGCACATCACCGACGGTCTTGGCCGGGTGCAGGAAATCAGCGGTGCCGGTGTGGTTGGCGAGGAGCCCATCCTGCATCCGGGGGAAAGCTATCGCTACACATCCGGCTGCCCACTCGACACGCCGACCGGTATTATGGTTGGTCATTACGGCGTTGAGACGTTGGAAGGCACACGCTTCAAGGTAGAGATTCCGGCCTTCTCGCTCGATGCGCCGTTCTTCGAGCGCACGCTGAACTAGGTCTCCCCAGCTCTCCATGTTCAATCCCGGACCGATCTTTTTGATCATCGGCGCATTGTTGGCGACGCTAGGCGTTGCGATGATGATCCCGGCGCTGGTCGATTTAGCACAGGCCAACAATGATTGGGTGGTGTTTGCGGCGAGTTCACTGGTCACAACGCTGGTGGGTCTTGGCCTGGCACAGACGGGGCGCGGCAGGCCTGCGATCCTATCCTCACGTCAGGCGGTATTGATGACCGTCGGCGCCTGGACTGTCTTGCCGGCCTTCGCCGCCTTGCCTTTGCTCTGGTCGGGCGCCACCCCCACCTACACCGATGCATTTTTCGAGGCGATGAGCGGGATCACCACGACCGGTGCGACCGTTGTGTCTGGCCTCGATGCTCAACCACCAGGCGTCTTGGTGTGGCGGTCCATGCTGCAATGGCTCGGGGGCCTCGGCGTCGTCGTGATGGCGGTGTCGATCCTGCCGATGCTACGCGTTGGCGGGATGCAGCTGTTTAAGACTGAAGCCTTTGATACCCCGGACAAAATTCTCCCGCGCGCGACCCAGATTTCCGGTTCGCTGATTGCCGTCTTTTCGGTTTTCACGCTGCTTTGCGCGATGGCCTACACGGCCGCCGGCATGACCTTTTTTGATGCCATCAACCACGCCATGACAACGGTTGCCACCGGCGGTTACTCCACCCGCGATGCCTCGATAGGGTATTTTCAGTCCGGCGCCGTTGAGTTGACGGGGATCATTTTCATGATCCTCGGCTCGCTGCCCTTTTTGCTTTACGTGCAGGCGCTTCAAGGACGGCCCATGGGCTTAGTGCGCGACAGCCAAGTGCATGTGTTCCTTGTCTTGTTGATCGCCTTTTCCCTGCTCGTCGCGCTGGCGCTCGATCCGCTAACGGCTGAGCGCGGCGTTCTGGCCGATCTGCGTGTTGCGACCTTCAACGTCGTCTCAATCATGACTGGCACCGGCTACGCCTCGGAGAACTACGGCCAGTGGGGGGCCATGCCGGTGATGGTGTTTCTGGTGCTGACGCTAATTGGCGGATGCGCTGGCTCGACCGCCTGCGGCATGAAGATTTTCCGCGTTCAGGTCGCGCTGAAGACCGTTTCTCAGCACGTGCGCCGCCTTGCCTATCCGCACGGCGTGTTCGTCATGCGATACAATGGACGACCGGTGGATGGCTCGGTTGTCTCCGCTGTGATGAGCTTCATCTTCCTCTATTTTTTGCTCATCGGTGTATTGGCCGTCGCGCTGATGGCCATGGACCTTGATCCGCTCACCGCGTTCTCTGGTGCGGCCACTGCCATCGCCAATGTCGGGCCGGGCCTTGGTGACGTTATCGGGCCGGACGGCAATTTCTCGACTTTGCCGGATATTGCCAAATGGCTGTTGGCGCTCGCGATGTTGGTTGGTCGCCTGGAGCTCTTCACTGTTTTGGTGCTTATCCTGCCACGCTTCTGGCAACGCTGACCGCCAGCGGCAGTCGGCTGGAGTTTGGTTTTGTCGTGACTGGATAGATTGGCTGTTTATTCGGCTGGCGTGAGCGCCTGGCTGTTGCTTTCGCCATCATCGGCTAATCGCCGGCCAAAGAATGTGCGCAGCACAATCCCAATATCATCGCCGACCTTGAGCAGCGAGGGCACCAGCACCATGACAAACAGGGTCGCGGTGGCGAGGCCAAAGGTGATGGTGATCGCCATTGGCAGCAAGAACTGCGCCTGAAGCGATGTCTCAAAAAGCAGCGGCGAGAGCCCGCCCACGGTGGTCAGCGACGTTAGAAGGATTGCGCGGAAACGATCTTGCGTCGCCTGTACGGCAGCTTCGGCAACGCCCATCCCTTCCTTCAACCGGTCGTCAAACCGGGAGACTAAGATGATGGAGTTGTTGACCAGGATGCCCGCCAGCCCGAGCAAACCGATCATAGATAGAATGGTGAGCTGGAAGCCCATCACCCAGTGGCCCATGATCGCGCCAACAATGCCAAAGGGGATGATCATCATCACCGCGATGGGGCGCCAATAGCTGGCAAACACCCAAGCCAGAATGATGTACATGATGCCAAGGGCCAACATGCCGCCAAGGCCGAGATCAGCAAAGGCTTCCTGACGCTCTTCGGCACGACCGGAAAAAGTGAAGTCAACGCCATAGGTGTCGGCAACGCGCTGCAAGTCTCCAGCGCGCAATGCAGCCTCAATCTCACTGTTGGTGGTCACTTCGATGTCGACGTCGGCGGTGACGGAAACCGTCGTGCGGCCATCTCGGCGCTGGATGACCGAGAAGCCCTGCCGATCCTCCAGGTTCACCACTTCGGTCAGCGGGACATAAAGGCCAGTTGGTGAGCGCAGTTCCAAGGTTCGCAGCGTCCCGGTTCCGCCCTCGCCTAGGTTTTGGCGCACGACGATGGCGATTTCCTCGTCGGGGAACGGCAGATTGCGTGCCGTGCGACCGCCAACGGCATCACGAATCTGCGCACCGACACCATCGAGAGTGAAGCCCAGCGCCTCGCCACGTTCGGTAAGCGTCAAGATGATCTCCGGTTTGCCGTAGGGCAGATCATCATCGACGCCGGACACCCCGGGAAACTGGGTGAGTGCCTCTTGCAGGTCGGCTGCGGCGGTTTTCAGCGTGGCGGCATCGTCGCCAAGCAGACGGATATCCAGATCGCGTCCTGGCGGACCGCCGCGGCGTTCAAAGATCGAAATGCGTTCCACTCCTGGCAAATCGGGCACGGCGCGTCGCCAAGCACGGACGACTTCGGGTGTGCGGATCGATCGGGCCTCGGACGATGTGAGTTCCACATCGATGGACGCAAAATTGTCGCCGCGATTGCGTCCCGACGAGCCGTAGGTTGCATAGGATGACAGCACCAATGTGTCTTCGTCGGCAAGGTTTGCCGTCAACTGTTCATCGGTTGCGCGCAGCGCTTGATCGACACGCGCCAGTGTTTCCAGAGCCGCCGCTTCGGAAACGCCCGGCGTGAACGTGATCGTGGCGGTGATGTTCTCCGCTTCCGGCGAGGGGAAGAACACAAAACCCACATGGTTGCCGCGAATGACGCCGACGACCAGGATCAGCGCCGAGACGCACAAAGCAAGAGTCACATAGCGCCAGGCTACAGCGGTCTTAACGATTAAGCGGAACGGGTTGTCGCGGACCCAGCCAAAGCCGGTATCGAAACCGCGACGGAACCAGCTCTTGGCATTCACATCGTGGGTAGGACTGGTGCGGTCGCGCTGGCGTTCACCGCGCAGACGCCACAGCTCAATCAACCCGGCCAGCGCAAAGGCGGCCAGGGCAATCGCGACGGCAAGCGCTGGTGTTTGGGCGAGCGGGTGGGCGTTGATGATGGCGGCGATCGCACCCAGACCTACTGCACCGGCCAGCGGCGCTTGGTAGAGCACCAAAACCATAGGAGCCGCGAGGATTAGCGCCGTCAGGATCAGGCGCGTCCAGTTGGTGCCGCGTTTCGGCGTCGCGCCAAGCGAATGCGCCAGATGACCTGGCAGAACGAAGAACACTTCAATGAGGCTTGCGATCAGAACCGCGACCACGACCACCGGCAGCACGCCCATGATCTGCCCGATGGTGGACCCAACCAGCAAGATCGGGCCGAAGGCAGCCGTTGTGGTGAGCATGGCGGCAATCACCGGCATCATCATGCGTGTCGCGCCGTTTTCGGCTGCCTCATAGGGTCCATCACCCATATCGAGGCGCGTGGCGGTGTGTTCGCCGACCACAATGGCATCGTCGACGATGATCCCCAGCGTCATGATCAGCGCGAACAGGGAGATCATGTTGATCGACTCGCCGAACACAAACATTAGGCCAAGCGTTGCCATGACGGCGGTCGGAATGCCGACCGCCACCCAGAAAGCGATACGCATATTGAGGAAAACAAATAGAATGGTGACGACCACCAACAGGCCTGTCAAGCCGTTGGTGACGAGCAGTTGAATGCGCTGCTCAACGGCGGTTGAACGCAGATCGTAAATCGCGAGGTTCAGCGACTGGGGGTACTCCAATTGAGCCTGCTCAACCGTGGCCACCATCGCGTCGGCGACGGCCAAAACATCTTGCGAAGCCGAGCGCGACACATCCATGCGGATAGCCCGTTCGCCCTCAACAAACCCTTGGCTCTGACTGCTGTCGTAGGTCTGGCGGATATCGGCAATGTCGCGCAGTTCGATGCGCTCGCCGCTGGCCTCGCCGCGCACCACGATGTGGCCGAGCGACTCGATGCTGTCGGCCTGACTGAGCGCGCGGATTTGGCGCTCTAGATCGCCATCAAGATTGCCCGATGGCAGATCGCGGCTGTTTTGTCCGATACGACCAGCCACATCGCCGATGGTCAGATCAAGCCGGCGCAGCGTTTCTGGGTCGATGGTCACCTCATATTCGGTGTCGCGCATCCCAGAGAAGCTGACCAAGTCGATATCATTGGCGATCAGGCGGTCGCGCAGATCGCGGGCGAAGCTTTTCAGCGCGTCTTCGGAAAAAGGACCGGATATCGCGATACGGCCGACGCGATCAGCGAAATTGCTGGTGGTGATGACAGGCGTTTCGGATCCATCGGGGAGCAAGGTGATGCCGGCAACAGCCTGCTCGACATCGGCGCGAGCCTCGATCATGTCGGTGTCGTCGGTGAAATCGAGCCGCACCGAGCCAGAGCCTTCGCGGGCGTAAGACACGATCTCATCCACCCCGTCGATGAAGCGCACTTCTGGCTCAACAATGGTCAGGATGTTGCTCTCCACATCCTCCGCGCTGGCGCCCGACCACGAGATGGAAATCGTGATGTTCTTCGTTTCGATATCGGGGAAGAACTGGGTGTTGAGATTGGCCAGCCCATAGATGCCAAAAAGCACCATCAGCGCCATGACGAGGTTGGCGGCGTTGGGATGACGGACGAACAGGCTGATCACACCACGCGCGCCAGTTGGGCCTTCATTGAGGCGATTGGCTGCTGTGATGCGCGTTTGTCGCAGGCGCGAGAGGGGCTGTTTGCTCATCTTCGCGCCCTCTAAGAGGCCGGCTGGACGCGGCGGACCGCAACGCCATCACCGGCATCGGTCAGCCGCGAGATCACGATCTCAGCGCCGTTCAGGCTGTTCTCCCCGACCGAGCGCACCAGGGCATGGGCACCATCCCAGGCGACCAATTCTACATCCCGCCGCTGCAAACGGTCCTCAACCACAATGAAGACATGGTCGGTGTTGTAGAGCGCGGTTTCTGGAATGCGCACCGTGCTGTCAAAGGCCTGATCAGCCAACGACACCGAAACGAAGGCGCCAGGGCGGAGGTTGGCCGTCGTCTGCTCGATTTCCAAGCGCCCGAAGAGGGCCACGCCACCCGACGCCGCTGAAATGTCCGCGTCCAGGCGGTCGATTGTGCCGGAAATCTGGACATCCTCACCGCCCGTCGACCAGGTGACGGCTATCGGCCGGCCGATCAGCGGCTCGGCCTCGCCGGCCAAGCGGCCAAACTGGCTATCGGATAGCGTGAAACGGACGTTGAGCGCGCTGTCATCGTAGATTGTGGCGACGACGTCATTGACCGACACCAGGCGACCGATCTCAACGCTTTCGGAGCGAATGACGCCGGTGAAAGGGGCGAGCAAGGTTGTGCGTTCCAAATCCCGCTCAGCTTGCTGCAAGCGCCACTCCAGCCGAGCGATCTGGGCACGCTGTTGTTCCAGTCGCGCTTCTTCGATGCGCAGATTGGCCTGGCGCTGATCCACTGCCTGCTGGCGTTGCGACAGGGTCAGTTGGCGGGTTTCGAGGTCACGCTCCGTCAGCTGTCCGCGCTCGGCAAGCTGGCTGGCGCGTTCCAGATCGCGCTCGGCCAAATCGACCTGTTCGGCAGCGCGCGTCAGCTGATCGCGCTCCAGCGCGGAGCGGGCTTCGGATTCTGCAGCGCGGGCGCGCGCTTCGGCAAGGTTGGCCTGCGCTTCCACAACCGCGCCTTCATAGGAAAAACGATCAATCTCAACCAGCGGCGCGCCAGCATCGATCCTGCGCCCGGCTTCAAGATTGGGATGAACGGCCGTGATCTCGCCAGCGACGAGGGCGCGTAAGTCAACCAGGCGACCTGCTACCACTTCGCCGAACACCTGAATGGTCGGGCTGTGGGTTGCGACCTGGGCGGTCTGCGTCAGGACCGGCACTTGGCGCTCAACCGCCGGTCGTTGAGGCACCTCTGGTCGACTGTCGATCAACCGCTGCATGGCCATGACAGCGCCAGCGATGATGGCAACAGCCAGGAGCGCGGAGATCAGGGTCTTGCCGGCCACCCACCAGGAGGACGGGCGTCGCCGTATTTCCGCATCCTCCAAGGTGACAAGATCAGTCTCGTTATCACGGGTCGGATTGGGATCCGGGTTCAGCATCGCTATAGCTCATGGCGTATCGGGTGGGGGGATACCCTTTTACGCGCCACACCCTGTCATAGATGCGGCAATGGTTTGAGTTAAAGATTGGTCATGTTGTCGGAACAAAAAAGGGGCCGACCATCTGGCCGACCCCATTATTCAGGTTTCTAGAGCGATTCGTAGGTCTTCGGGTCGAAGCGATACTGCTTGGAACAGAAGTCGCACGTCACCTCGATGGCGCCGTTTTTGA
Protein-coding regions in this window:
- a CDS encoding CDP-alcohol phosphatidyltransferase family protein; translation: MLDGQMRTLIDPPLNALGRGLARSGLTADHITLIGLVLGLAAGLAIAFQAYWIGLGLVLASRLADGLDGAVARATQKTDRGGYLDIVCDYAFYAAIPLGFAIADPSANAVAACAMLFSFYINGGSFLGYAILAEKHGLSTDRRGSKSLYFTGGLAEGTETIAVFVVACLAPAWFPWLAYGFTVLVMLTAIARILMAWQTFKP
- the apaG gene encoding Co2+/Mg2+ efflux protein ApaG, translating into MYQAVTKNIQVTVEPQFLPDESDVDASRFFFAYGVEIANLGRSIIQVRTRYWHITDGLGRVQEISGAGVVGEEPILHPGESYRYTSGCPLDTPTGIMVGHYGVETLEGTRFKVEIPAFSLDAPFFERTLN
- a CDS encoding TrkH family potassium uptake protein encodes the protein MFNPGPIFLIIGALLATLGVAMMIPALVDLAQANNDWVVFAASSLVTTLVGLGLAQTGRGRPAILSSRQAVLMTVGAWTVLPAFAALPLLWSGATPTYTDAFFEAMSGITTTGATVVSGLDAQPPGVLVWRSMLQWLGGLGVVVMAVSILPMLRVGGMQLFKTEAFDTPDKILPRATQISGSLIAVFSVFTLLCAMAYTAAGMTFFDAINHAMTTVATGGYSTRDASIGYFQSGAVELTGIIFMILGSLPFLLYVQALQGRPMGLVRDSQVHVFLVLLIAFSLLVALALDPLTAERGVLADLRVATFNVVSIMTGTGYASENYGQWGAMPVMVFLVLTLIGGCAGSTACGMKIFRVQVALKTVSQHVRRLAYPHGVFVMRYNGRPVDGSVVSAVMSFIFLYFLLIGVLAVALMAMDLDPLTAFSGAATAIANVGPGLGDVIGPDGNFSTLPDIAKWLLALAMLVGRLELFTVLVLILPRFWQR
- a CDS encoding efflux RND transporter permease subunit translates to MSKQPLSRLRQTRITAANRLNEGPTGARGVISLFVRHPNAANLVMALMVLFGIYGLANLNTQFFPDIETKNITISISWSGASAEDVESNILTIVEPEVRFIDGVDEIVSYAREGSGSVRLDFTDDTDMIEARADVEQAVAGITLLPDGSETPVITTSNFADRVGRIAISGPFSEDALKSFARDLRDRLIANDIDLVSFSGMRDTEYEVTIDPETLRRLDLTIGDVAGRIGQNSRDLPSGNLDGDLERQIRALSQADSIESLGHIVVRGEASGERIELRDIADIRQTYDSSQSQGFVEGERAIRMDVSRSASQDVLAVADAMVATVEQAQLEYPQSLNLAIYDLRSTAVEQRIQLLVTNGLTGLLVVVTILFVFLNMRIAFWVAVGIPTAVMATLGLMFVFGESINMISLFALIMTLGIIVDDAIVVGEHTATRLDMGDGPYEAAENGATRMMMPVIAAMLTTTAAFGPILLVGSTIGQIMGVLPVVVVAVLIASLIEVFFVLPGHLAHSLGATPKRGTNWTRLILTALILAAPMVLVLYQAPLAGAVGLGAIAAIINAHPLAQTPALAVAIALAAFALAGLIELWRLRGERQRDRTSPTHDVNAKSWFRRGFDTGFGWVRDNPFRLIVKTAVAWRYVTLALCVSALILVVGVIRGNHVGFVFFPSPEAENITATITFTPGVSEAAALETLARVDQALRATDEQLTANLADEDTLVLSSYATYGSSGRNRGDNFASIDVELTSSEARSIRTPEVVRAWRRAVPDLPGVERISIFERRGGPPGRDLDIRLLGDDAATLKTAAADLQEALTQFPGVSGVDDDLPYGKPEIILTLTERGEALGFTLDGVGAQIRDAVGGRTARNLPFPDEEIAIVVRQNLGEGGTGTLRTLELRSPTGLYVPLTEVVNLEDRQGFSVIQRRDGRTTVSVTADVDIEVTTNSEIEAALRAGDLQRVADTYGVDFTFSGRAEERQEAFADLGLGGMLALGIMYIILAWVFASYWRPIAVMMIIPFGIVGAIMGHWVMGFQLTILSMIGLLGLAGILVNNSIILVSRFDDRLKEGMGVAEAAVQATQDRFRAILLTSLTTVGGLSPLLFETSLQAQFLLPMAITITFGLATATLFVMVLVPSLLKVGDDIGIVLRTFFGRRLADDGESNSQALTPAE
- a CDS encoding efflux RND transporter periplasmic adaptor subunit encodes the protein MLNPDPNPTRDNETDLVTLEDAEIRRRPSSWWVAGKTLISALLAVAIIAGAVMAMQRLIDSRPEVPQRPAVERQVPVLTQTAQVATHSPTIQVFGEVVAGRLVDLRALVAGEITAVHPNLEAGRRIDAGAPLVEIDRFSYEGAVVEAQANLAEARARAAESEARSALERDQLTRAAEQVDLAERDLERASQLAERGQLTERDLETRQLTLSQRQQAVDQRQANLRIEEARLEQQRAQIARLEWRLQQAERDLERTTLLAPFTGVIRSESVEIGRLVSVNDVVATIYDDSALNVRFTLSDSQFGRLAGEAEPLIGRPIAVTWSTGGEDVQISGTIDRLDADISAASGGVALFGRLEIEQTTANLRPGAFVSVSLADQAFDSTVRIPETALYNTDHVFIVVEDRLQRRDVELVAWDGAHALVRSVGENSLNGAEIVISRLTDAGDGVAVRRVQPAS